From the genome of Colletotrichum destructivum chromosome 10, complete sequence, one region includes:
- a CDS encoding Putative cation efflux protein, cytoplasmic domain superfamily, whose protein sequence is MSLAGEEALTNASSTALETTPPPPASSQTEKGEALARHSTAAAAAADVEGQLRLETVGKIVFCFFMIPVSIAIIAFAARELVRIFWSDHRNDLLVNGFGILISVGIWLRSAIAKFTFLARVTVSVETQQLITYVCLTHSSVIQGIDTVRVYHSGPRLTAEVNIVMDPENILAETHDVAEALQIKLESLSHAERACYMLTTRPPTSRNMPSGRIYRVFLRYC, encoded by the exons ATGTCCCTTGCAGGTGAAGAAGCCCTGACCAACGCTTCTAGTACGGCCCTCGAGACAACACCGccccctcccgcctcctCTCAGACCGAGAAGGGTGAGGCTTTGGCCCGCcactccaccgccgccgccgccgccgccgacgtcgaaggccagctccgcctcgagACCGTAGGCAAGatcgtcttctgcttcttcatGATACCAGTCTCAATTGCAatcatcgccttcgccgcgCGCGAGCTA GTGCGCATCTTCTGGTCCGACCACCGCAATGACCTGCTCGTCAATGGCTTCGGCATTCTCATATCCGTTG GCATATGGCTGCGCAGTGCCATCGCCAAGTTCACGTTCCTTGCCAGAGTCACCGTCTCGGTCGAGACACAGCAACTCATCACGTACGTCTGTCTGACCCATTCCTCCGTCATCCAGGGCATCGACACGGTGCGCGTCTATCACTCGGGGCCACGACTCACCGCCGAAGTGAACATAGTTATGGACCCTGAGAACATCCTTGCCGAGACGCACGACGTGGCTGAGGCGCTGCAGATCAAGCTGGAGAGCCTGTCCCATGCGGAGCGGGCGTGTTACATGTTGACTACGAGACCACCCACAAGCCGAAACATGCCTTCAGGAAGAATTTATAGGGTATTCTTGCGTTATTGTTAG
- a CDS encoding Putative glycosyl transferase, family 8, nucleotide-diphospho-sugar transferase, whose translation MATLREGEQVYATLLLNDTYLPGALVLAHSLRDAGTSKQLVVLVTLDTISAEVITELRAVYDHVIPVPRIRNSRPANLYLMNRPDLHSAFTKVNLWRQTQFSKIVYIDADVVAYRAPDELFDVNAPFSAAPDIGWPDLFNTGVMVLKPNMGDYYALMAMAERGISFDGADQGLLNMHFKNTYNRISFTYNVTPSAHYQYVPAYRHFQSSINMVHFIGPDKPWFQGRKASKGDSPFEDMIGRWWAVYDRHYRVAEAALASLPEQQQKQHHQEQQASEIVQYFTKGEFQPQLQAVQAASSGEHPHGTQVSHSRDSTHFQMPPPLFSGHEVHDCPSHNAHDPGSSRLPPHREQPHVDHDEKSQPEIAYQAGQPFPPPSESLSGFAGTQAEARSEQVSAHQRQSPTPPPVEQTREPSPPPPAWDAQRQPPPADSRPEALNFPSQTYEMSQDPAPFVPPERYPSPPRNMWYEVPKQKPNQKPRPLFPWEINQPKPTRVFTAGQAESEADESSSAPTSEQLILSLSQASAEPSRVGSSTTGQKSEPSTPATPTIRVSPSDPWTTFARTNAWDEVPEIERYVEGLQKHHRGKSQGSVGLSGETTVKEHGLKLTDFPSVVERPSLPVTPAPIRRPKFWGGGPGPGDGDDDEELPMADGVPPQSDWDPSAQLQKLAKQQSEALLKKLGGGEGGPEGSAAGKRQRDHERFAQFEWGAGIINNCGNPGACQFPGTVWERGEEASLEGNAGFAREGHDVLDALR comes from the exons ATGGCGACGCTACGTGAAGGCGAACAAGTCTATGCAACG CTTCTGTTGAACGACACGTACCTCCCAG GCGCATTGGTTCTCGCCCATTCTCTGCGCGATGCTGGTACCTCCAAACAGCTGGTGGTCCTGGTTACCCTCGACACCATTTCCGCCGAGGTCATCACCGAGCTCAGG GCCGTCTACGATCATGTCATTCCTGTTCCGCGCATACGCAACTCCCGACCCGCTAACCTGTACCTGATGAACCGGCCTGACCTGCATTCGGCCTTCACCAAGGTCAACCTCTGGAGGCAGACTCAATTCTCTAAGATTGTCTACATCGATGCCGACGTTGTTGCCTACCGAGCCCCCGACGAGCTATTCGACGTCAATGCCCCCTTTTCCGCTGCGCCTGACATCGGATGGCCGGACCTTTTCAATACGGGTGTTATGGTTCTGAAACCCAACATGGGAGACTACTATGCTCTCATGGCGATGGCTGAGAGGGGCATCTCCTTTGATGGTGCCGATCAGGGTCTTTTGAATATGCACTTTAAGAACACGTACAACCGCATCAGCTTTACGTACAACGTGACACCCTCGGCGCATTACCAATACGTCCCCGCCTACCGACACTTCCAATCGAGCATCAACATGGTGCATTTTATCGGTCCCGACAAGCCCTGGTTTCAAGGCCGAAAGGCAAGCAAAGGAGACTCACCGTTCGAAGACATGATCGGGAGATGGTGGGCTGTCTACGACCGACATTACAGAGTTGCC GAAGCCGCTCTTGCTTCCCTGcctgagcagcagcagaagcagcatcATCAGGAACAACAGGCTTCTGAGATCGTACAGTACTTTACTAAGGGTGAATTCCAGCCGCAGTTACAGGCCGTGCAAGCAGCATCATCGGGTGAGCATCCTCACGGGACGCAAGTCTCCCACAGTCGCGATAGCACACACTTCCAGATGCCACCACCCCTTTTTTCGGGTCATGAGGTTCATGATTGTCCCAGCCACAATGCTCATGACCCTGGCTCGTCCCGGCTGCCCCCACACCGTGAGCAGCCGCACGTTGACCATGATGAAAAATCCCAGCCTGAGATCGCGTATCAGGCTGGTCaaccctttccccctcccagcGAGTCGTTAAGCGGTTTTGCTGGAACGCAGGCTGAGGCTCGATCAGAGCAGGTTTCAGCACATCAGCGACAGAgtccaacaccaccacccgtAGAGCAGACGCGAGAGCCAagccctcctccgccagcatgGGATGCTCAAAG GCAACCACCGCCAGCAGATTCGAGGCCCGAGGCGCTCAACTTCCCCTCGCAGACTTACGAGATGTCTCAAGACCCTGCTCCGTTTGTGCCCCCCGAGCGATACCCGAGTCCCCCGAGAAACATGTGGTACGAGGTTCCGAAGCAAAAGCCAAACCAGAAGCCTCGACCTCTCTTCCCATGGGAAATCAACCAGCCCAAGCCGACCAGAGTTTTTACCGCAGGTCAGGCTGAATCGGAAGCGGATGAGTCTTCGAGCGCACCGACTAGTGAGCAGTTGATATTGTCCTTATCCCAGGCTTCCGCTGAGCCGTCTCGTGTAGGATCATCGACTACTGGCCAGAAGAGCGAGCCCAGCACCCCAGCCACCCCGACCATCAGAGTCAGCCCATCAGACCCTTGGACTACTTTCGCACGCACAAATGCCTGGGATGAAGTACCCGAGATTGAGCGCTACGTCGAGGGTCTTCAAAAGCATCATCGTGGAAAGAGCCAAGGCTCAGTGGGCCTCTCTGGTGAGACGACGGTAAAGGAGCATGGGCTCAAGCTTACCGACTTCCCAAGTGTCGTCGAACGACCGAGTCTTCCAGTCACTCCTGCACCCATCCGCCGACCAAAGTTCTGGGGTGGTGGCCCTGGACctggcgatggtgatgacgacgaggagctgccgATGGCCGATGGCGTGCCGCCGCAGTCGGACTGG GACCCTTCGGCACAGCTTCAGAAACTGGCTAAGCAACAGTCAGAAGCTTTGCTGAAGAAACTTGGTGGTGGCGAAGGTGGTCCCGAGGGT TCCGCAGCCGGTAAAAGGCAGCGCGACCACGAGCGCTTTGCGCAATTTGAGTGGGGAGCAGGCATCATAAACAACTGCGGCAACCCCGGCGCCTGTCAGTTTCCAGGCACCGTCTGGGAAAGGGGCGAAGAGGCATCGTTGGAGGGAAACGCCGGGTTTGCACGTGAAGGGCACGATGTGCTCGATGCGTTAAGGTGA
- a CDS encoding Putative Zinc finger, RING-type, with the protein MRLAWYAGVSTALAASVVVSAFHQRANFYSAMVYLAQSNFCLLVLVNFIYLIYGVLIYGLQRLLYGPLRQVEVEQLSEKAWFAITETCLAMTIFREEIGAWFLVMFTALVTGKVWGWIGDGRVEVLEQQPPANPGLFHTRLSISLLLSLLYDTWLLRYTVTTVIQQARPNMMVMFLFEFAVLATCSARTGIRYMVSIVEQNIVKTQTRHRLEERRRQVREEREELIRQREHDSGSSGEDQTHLPREEDIDEMDIEVPGWEAKGQWILILDLIADCVKLVIYLVFFGILLTFYGLPIHIMRDLFMTARSVIKRGSALWRYRKAVEDMNKYPDATQEELAREDTCIICREEMRPWDPSNGTVERIRPKKLPCGHILHFGCLKSWLERQQVCPTCRSPVVVNDNAAAPQNRDARLARIGLGGLGVAAAAPGGQQQPADNAAGLAPGPQPAQQAPRNGAARVFQLGPIRLGFAQGENMQQLAQQMGIPAEAIPMPLAQGAPAGPFTPGGQPPGGNSMPAIRQQIHQLEHMIQREVASLQSMHQELQTLQLLTAELGRIRQLQQQSEQAQTAPLNGGPAPNAVNLGHNQQFSLPAMSLSQLPIPPGLRVSGPVVTRHGAANHSNAIPAGSPELPEGVVIPPGWSLLPLQRIEGAPGSQPFPETTPSVSGEVAHPSEPTAAVAQEPAAGATQYSESNPAQSTGFSALPTEPEQRQEPAVSGPSITIAQTESPPVLAPNPVLPNWGGANQLFGNGPGVPSLGNRAPSETSVDEVPRQDESAPHSAADKSTSPPAREGDMEEDSTSGSSSNKGKARAVTVEEADDDE; encoded by the exons ATGAGGCTCGCGTGGTACGCAGGG GTATCCACGGCTctggcggcctcggtcgTCGTGTCGGCCTTCCATCAACGAGCGAACTTTTATTCGGCCATGGTTTATTTAGCGCAGAGCAACTTCTGCTTACTG GTCTTGGTCAACTTCATCTATCTCATCTACGGCGTTCTAATATACGGTCTGCAACGGCTCCTGTACGGCCCGTTGCGACAagtcgaggtcgagcagcTCTCCGAAAAAGCGTGGTTCGCTATTACCGAAACATGTCTTGCGATGACGATATTTCGGGAGGAGATCGGTGCATGGTTTCTTGTCATGTTTACTGCTCTGGTTACAGGCAAGGTTTGGGGCTGgatcggcgacggccgcgtTGAAGTTCTCGAGCAGCAACCTCCCGCGAATCCCGGTCTTTTCCACACTCGACTCAGCATTTCGCTCTTATTAAGCCTGTTGTATGATACCTGGCTCCTTCGATATACCGTAACGACCGTCATCCAACAAGCACGACCAAATATGATGGTCATGTTTCTCTTCGAGTTCGCTGTTCTGGCGACGTGCTCCGCGCGGACAGGAATCCGCTACATGGTTTCGATTGTGGAGCAGAACATTGTCAAGACGCAAACAAGACACCGACtggaggagagaagaagacagGTCCGTGAAGAGCGCGAAGAACTTATCCGCCAGAGAGAGCACGACAGTGGATCATCGGGCGAGGATCAGACTCATCTGCCCCGTGAGGAGGAcatcgacgagatggacatCGAGGTTCCGGGATGGGAGGCAAAGGGACAATGGATCTTGATCCTTGACCTCATTGCTG ATTGTGTCAAGCTCGTCATTTATTTggtcttcttcggcatcctACTCACATTCTACGGCCTGCCCATCCACATCATGCGGGACCTTTTTATGACCGCCAGATCCGTCATCAAGAGGGGATCTGCGCTCTGGCGCTACCGCAAGGCTGTCGAGGATATGAACAAATATCCTGACGCTACACAGGAAGAGCTTGCACGAGAAGATACCTGCATCATTTGCCGAGAAGAGATGCGACCCTGGGATCCCAGCAACGGGACTGTCGAGCGCATACGGCCCAAGAAGCTACCCTGTGGACACATCCTGCACTTTGGGTGCCTCAAGAGCTGGCTCGAGCGTCAACAAGTTTGCCCTACCTGCCGAAGCCCTGTTGTGGTCAATGACAATGCTGCAGCGCCGCAGAACCGGGATGCCAGGCTCGCCAGAATCGGTCTTGGCGGACTGGGAGTTGCTGCCGCAGCTCCGGGTGGTCAGCAACAGCCGGCCGACAACGCAGCCGGTCTTGCGCCTGGCCCTCAGCCGGCCCAACAAGCACCTCGCAACGGAGCGGCTCGCGTATTCCAGCTAGGTCCCATTCGTCTCGGGTTCGCCCAGGGAGAAAACATGCAACAGTTGGCCCAACAAATGGGCATCCCCGCAGAGGCAATTCCTATGCCCCTCGCACAAGGAGCCCCTGCCGGCCCCTTCACGCCAGGCGGTCAACCGCCAGGCGGCAACAGTATGCCGGCAATTCGCCAGCAAATACATCAACTTGAACACATGATTCAGCGGGAGGTCGCATCTCTCCAGAGTATGCATCAAGAATTACAGACGCTCCAGCTCCTGACTGCAGAGCTAGGTCGCATCCGTCAATTACAGCAGCAATCAGAACAGGCGCAAACTGCGCCCCTGAATGGGGGACCGGCACCGAATGCCGTCAACTTGGGACACAACCAGCAATTTTCGCTTCCCGCGATGTCCTTGTCTCAGCTTCCAATCCCCCCGGGGCTGCGAGTGAGTGGGCCCGTCGTGACCAGACATGGAGCCGCGAACCACTCAAACGCGATTCCTGCCGGTAGTCCGGAGCTTCCTGAAGGCGTGGTCATTCCTCCTGGGTGGTCTCTCTTGCCCCTCCAACGCATCGAGGGCGCCCCGGGATCCCAACCGTTTCCCGAGACGACACCCTCGGTATCAGGCGAGGTCGCGCATCCGTCAGAGCCGACGGCTGCCGTCGCACAAGAACCGGCTGCTGGTGCAACTCAGTATTCAGAATCTAATCCTGCGCAGTCGACTGGCTTCTCGGCCCTTCCCACCGAGCCTGAGCAGCGTCAAGAGCCTGCCGTTTCAGGTCCCAGCATCACCATAGCCCAGACCGAGTCTCCCCCTGTTCTCGCTCCGAATCCCGTACTGCCCAACTGGGGCGGGGCGAACCAGCTCTTCGGCAACGGACCAGGAGTACCGAGCTTGGGCAACAGGGCACCTTCAGAGACATCGGTTGACGAAGTTCCTAGACAGGATGAAAGCGCGCCTCACAGCGCGGCCGACAAGTCAACGTCCCCTCCCGCGAGAGAGGGCGACATGGAGGAGGATAGTACTagtggcagcagcagcaacaagggcaaggccagGGCCGTCACGGTCGAGGaagccgacgatgatgagtAA